The following are encoded together in the Perca flavescens isolate YP-PL-M2 chromosome 22, PFLA_1.0, whole genome shotgun sequence genome:
- the dync2i1 gene encoding WD repeat-containing protein 60 isoform X2 gives MHSDKKITKEDTWRPADLRRHIKEEGIGDDYVKKRDDNERKHRAGESIERRRRDPEKESRRERDKPRDSTRERRDEDKKDRYADRRKEVSLDRRGVKERDSRDDRDREKRRERDKLVDGKRYDDDYKRKEREHEKERDKDRHRDKERERDREKGNEEGKDKRREERDKERRREERTREHRTERERRRHKESGDGERDRMEKHEREKRDRHRERERPKDEYEGKRNDKERRERHEDRKHLEVKEEREHKEEQRRHGEEKEMRPKERGYDEKRKHDSESREYRDLKGSGKEVKHHGGDRDRAERDKHKERRHREEGKPERNHHRDGTNSKKAASDKSHKHETKTEDVAKVSEHQTAGVNDLGETEEPVANDEDLADEEYEDDFEDYEEDFEEMDESANEDEDEEEPQPPEVGEEREELTEQKRKEIEAIQRAMDEENERVGTAQSRQIPSKKEEERPKWSGGSENSQSRASPRGKFIDFVAAKQREVSKKVATKQKKRSTELLRLIDLDFSMTVSLLDLPPVNEYDMYIRTFGTANTKQAYVQCNEDNIDRDIQTEEIEVCEKWTQHPPEHNGACGDPNLSQEARHKSEMNFDSRRLTAFLRSASQVMVVLLEEDRAERKSLSKLRSQTDTLSFSDGSLQLNTKLPFLYGRRISLVHFSQVQRHTMMSVHSPTTKPSAVRLDSCTIICIWNIWEPSRPQKVLVYESEVQCCCFSPGKAILVFAGTSVGSVLLWDLREHTSDHYSLKIGEDEWTFRQPTFSTDAVMAGSGHFSSVTSVEVVPSTVAGGLRPEVPLLASEEESAGLSFQLASLDEIGVLNFWVVVELPKANEAGSPTDLGLRPGGKVKLLHSSQLLTAERVSPRDAAKTGPLQTLHFKFHPTDSNHFFICTNMGLVNHETSHGLKAPPKFYRFQEAGVRPVDVTSIHFSPFRQHLFLVGCGDGSIRLHAVSHEQPVAEWKNSTAGEPVVSLQWTQTRPTVFCVLDAASNLHIWDLLKNDSEPVVTERMDSDRVTAMAVFGDSGQQNTYSGIALAHESGNIEMQYFKKHFTVAITAEEEKLESVVAEAF, from the exons ATGCATAGTGACAAG aaaataacCAAGGAAGACACATGGAGACCAGCAGACCTGAGAAGACACATCAAG GAGGAAGGAATAGGTGATGACTATGTCAAGAAGCGAGATGACAATGAGAGAAAGCACCGTGCTGGTGAATCTATAGAGAGACGCCGCAGAGACCCAGAGAAGGAGTCCagacgagagagagacaagCCCAGGGATAGTACAAGGGAGAGAAGAGATGAAGACAAAAAAGACAGATATGCAGATCGACGGAAAGAGGTCTCTCTGGATAGGAGAGGCGTAAAGGAAAGGGATAGCAGAGATGACAGGGATAGGGAGAAGAGAAGGGAAAGAGACAAGTTGGTAGATGGAAAGAGGTACGATGATGATTACAAGAGGAAAGAAAGGGAGCATGAAAAGGAGAGGGACAAGGACCGACATAGAGATAAAGAGAGGGAAAGGGATAGAGAAAAAGGCAATGAGGAGGGCAAGGACAAaaggagggaagagagagacaaggagagacggagagaagaACGGACCAGAGAGCACAggactgagagggagagacggaGACACAAGGAAAGtggagatggagaaagagatcGAATGGAAAAGcatgaaagagagaagagagatcggcatcgagagagagagcgacCCAAAGATGAATATGAAGGCAAGAGGAATGACAAAGAAAGACGAGAGAGACATGAAGACAGAAAGCATTTGGAAGTGAAGGAGGAAAGAG AGCACAAAGAAGAacagagaagacatggagaggagaaagaaatgAGACCCAAAGAGAGAGGATAT GATGAAAAGCGGAAGCATGACAGCGAATCCAGGGAGTATCGAGACTTGAAGGGGTCAGGTAAAGAGGTCAAGCATCATGGGGGTGACAGAGATCGAGCAGAACGggacaaacacaaagaaagaaggcACAGAGAGGAGGGGAAACCAGAAAGAAATCACCACAGAGATGGGACCAACTCCAAGAAAGCAGCATCTGACAAAAGTCATAAGCATGAGACTAAAACTGAG GATGTAGCAAAGGTATCTGAGCACCAGACAGCTGGTGTGAACGATCTAGGAGAAACAGAGGAGCCT GTTGCCAATGATGAAGATTTGGCTGACGAGGAATATGAAGATGACTTTGAG GATTATGAGGAGGATTTTGAGGAGATGGATGAGAGCGCAAATGAAGATGAGGACGAGGAGGAGCCACAGCCTCCAGAGgtgggtgaagagagggaggaactaACAGAACAAAAGAGAAAGGAAATCGAAGCAATTCAGAGAGCCATGGATGAAGAGAACGAAAGAGTCGGAACAGCTCAGTCCAGACAAATTCCGAGCaaaaaggaggaagaaaggCCTAAATGGTCCGGAG GGTCTGAAAACAGCCAGAGTAGAGCCTCCCCACGTGGGAAGTTTATCGACTTTGTGGCCGCAAAGCAGCGTGAAGTCAGCAAGAAAGTTGCCACAAAACAGAA GAAACGCAGTACAGAGCTTCTTCGCTTAATTGATCTGGATTTCTCAATGACAGTGTCGTTGTTGGATCTGCCACCTGTTAATGAATATGACATGTATATCAGAACCTTTGGAACTGCGAACACTAAGCAG GCATATGTTCAGTGTAATGAGGATAATATAGACAGGGACATCCAGACAGAGGAGATAGAGGTGTGTGAGAAGTGGACGCAGCATCCTCCAGAGCACAATGGAGCCTGTGGGG atCCAAACCTCTCTCAGGAAGCACGACACAAAAGTGAAATGAACTTTGATTCACGGCGTCTGACAGCGTTTTTGCGCTCCGCCTCTCAG GTCATGGTTGTGCTGTTGGAAGAGGATCGGGCTGAGAGAAAATCCCTGAGCAAGCTGAggtctcagacagacacactgtctTTCAGCGATGGAAGTTTACAGCTCAACACTAAGTTGCCTTTTCTTTATG GTCGCCGCATCAGCCTGGTGCACTTCTCTCAGGTCCAGAGGCACACCATGATGTCAGTCCACAGCCCTACAACGAAGCCCAGTGCTGTGCGTCTCGACAGCTGCACCATTATCTGCATCTGGAACATTTGGGAGCCATCCAGACCTCAAAAAGTCCTTGTTTACGAATCTGAG GTGCAGTGTTGTTGCTTCAGCCCTGGAAAGGCCATATTGGTGTTTGCAGGCACATCAGTTGGCTCTGTGTTGCTGTGGGACCTGAGGGAGCACACTAGTGACCATTACAGTTTGAAGATAGGGGAGGATGAGTGGACTTTCCGACAGCCTACCTTCTCCACTG ATGCAGTGATGGCCGGTTCAGGCCATTTCTCATCTGTGACGTCTGTAGAAGTTGTCCCCTCCACTGTAGCAGGGGGGCTGAGGCCAGAGGTCCCACTTTTGGCATCTGAGGAAG AGTCGGCAGGATTGTCATTCCAGTTGGCTTCTCTGGATGAAATTGGGGTTTTAAATTTCTGG GTGGTAGTGGAACTCCCAAAAGCCAACGAGGCAGGCTCTCCAACCGATCTAG GGCTTAGGCCGGGCGGCAAAGTAAAGTTACTTCACAGCTCCCAACTCCTCACTGCTGAGAG ggtATCGCCACGAGATGCAGCGAAAACAGGGCCGTTACAGACACTTCATTTCAAATTCCATCCAACGGACTCCAATCATTTCTTTATCTGCACCAATATG GGTCTGGTCAATCATGAAACAAGTCACGGTTTGAAGGCTCCACCGAAGTTTTACAGGTTTCAGGAGGCCGGAGTCCGACCTGTTGATGTCACCTCAATCCACTTCTCTCCCTTCAGGCAACACTTGTTCTTG GTGGGTTGTGGGGATGGCAGCATCAGGCTGCATGCAGTCAGTCATGAGCAGCCTGTGGCAGAGTGGAAGAACAGTACAGCTGGTGAACCAGTGGTTTCACTGCAGTGGACCCAAACCAGACCAACAGTATTTTGTGTGCTCGATGCAGCCTCTAACCTCCACATATGGGACCTGCTGAAAAATGACAGTGAGCCTGTGGTCACCGAAAGGATGGATTCTGACAG GGTGACGGCCATGGCTGTGTTTGGAGACTCAGGACAACAAAACACATATTCAGGAATAGCACTGGCACACGAATCAGGAAATATAGAAATGCAGtatttcaaaaaacattttactgtgGCCATTACTGCAGAAGAGGAGAAGTTGGAAAGTGTTGTGGCTGAAGCCTTCTGA
- the dync2i1 gene encoding WD repeat-containing protein 60 isoform X3: MHSDKKITKEDTWRPADLRRHIKEEGIGDDYVKKRDDNERKHRAGESIERRRRDPEKESRRERDKPRDSTRERRDEDKKDRYADRRKEVSLDRRGVKERDSRDDRDREKRRERDKLVDGKRYDDDYKRKEREHEKERDKDRHRDKERERDREKGNEEGKDKRREERDKERRREERTREHRTERERRRHKESGDGERDRMEKHEREKRDRHRERERPKDEYEGKRNDKERRERHEDRKHLEVKEEREHKEEQRRHGEEKEMRPKERGYDEKRKHDSESREYRDLKGSGKEVKHHGGDRDRAERDKHKERRHREEGKPERNHHRDGTNSKKAASDKSHKHETKTEVANDEDLADEEYEDDFEKLDYEEDFEEMDESANEDEDEEEPQPPEVGEEREELTEQKRKEIEAIQRAMDEENERVGTAQSRQIPSKKEEERPKWSGGSENSQSRASPRGKFIDFVAAKQREVSKKVATKQKKRSTELLRLIDLDFSMTVSLLDLPPVNEYDMYIRTFGTANTKQAYVQCNEDNIDRDIQTEEIEVCEKWTQHPPEHNGACGDPNLSQEARHKSEMNFDSRRLTAFLRSASQVMVVLLEEDRAERKSLSKLRSQTDTLSFSDGSLQLNTKLPFLYGRRISLVHFSQVQRHTMMSVHSPTTKPSAVRLDSCTIICIWNIWEPSRPQKVLVYESEVQCCCFSPGKAILVFAGTSVGSVLLWDLREHTSDHYSLKIGEDEWTFRQPTFSTDAVMAGSGHFSSVTSVEVVPSTVAGGLRPEVPLLASEEESAGLSFQLASLDEIGVLNFWVVVELPKANEAGSPTDLGLRPGGKVKLLHSSQLLTAERVSPRDAAKTGPLQTLHFKFHPTDSNHFFICTNMGLVNHETSHGLKAPPKFYRFQEAGVRPVDVTSIHFSPFRQHLFLVGCGDGSIRLHAVSHEQPVAEWKNSTAGEPVVSLQWTQTRPTVFCVLDAASNLHIWDLLKNDSEPVVTERMDSDRVTAMAVFGDSGQQNTYSGIALAHESGNIEMQYFKKHFTVAITAEEEKLESVVAEAF; encoded by the exons ATGCATAGTGACAAG aaaataacCAAGGAAGACACATGGAGACCAGCAGACCTGAGAAGACACATCAAG GAGGAAGGAATAGGTGATGACTATGTCAAGAAGCGAGATGACAATGAGAGAAAGCACCGTGCTGGTGAATCTATAGAGAGACGCCGCAGAGACCCAGAGAAGGAGTCCagacgagagagagacaagCCCAGGGATAGTACAAGGGAGAGAAGAGATGAAGACAAAAAAGACAGATATGCAGATCGACGGAAAGAGGTCTCTCTGGATAGGAGAGGCGTAAAGGAAAGGGATAGCAGAGATGACAGGGATAGGGAGAAGAGAAGGGAAAGAGACAAGTTGGTAGATGGAAAGAGGTACGATGATGATTACAAGAGGAAAGAAAGGGAGCATGAAAAGGAGAGGGACAAGGACCGACATAGAGATAAAGAGAGGGAAAGGGATAGAGAAAAAGGCAATGAGGAGGGCAAGGACAAaaggagggaagagagagacaaggagagacggagagaagaACGGACCAGAGAGCACAggactgagagggagagacggaGACACAAGGAAAGtggagatggagaaagagatcGAATGGAAAAGcatgaaagagagaagagagatcggcatcgagagagagagcgacCCAAAGATGAATATGAAGGCAAGAGGAATGACAAAGAAAGACGAGAGAGACATGAAGACAGAAAGCATTTGGAAGTGAAGGAGGAAAGAG AGCACAAAGAAGAacagagaagacatggagaggagaaagaaatgAGACCCAAAGAGAGAGGATAT GATGAAAAGCGGAAGCATGACAGCGAATCCAGGGAGTATCGAGACTTGAAGGGGTCAGGTAAAGAGGTCAAGCATCATGGGGGTGACAGAGATCGAGCAGAACGggacaaacacaaagaaagaaggcACAGAGAGGAGGGGAAACCAGAAAGAAATCACCACAGAGATGGGACCAACTCCAAGAAAGCAGCATCTGACAAAAGTCATAAGCATGAGACTAAAACTGAG GTTGCCAATGATGAAGATTTGGCTGACGAGGAATATGAAGATGACTTTGAG AAACTG GATTATGAGGAGGATTTTGAGGAGATGGATGAGAGCGCAAATGAAGATGAGGACGAGGAGGAGCCACAGCCTCCAGAGgtgggtgaagagagggaggaactaACAGAACAAAAGAGAAAGGAAATCGAAGCAATTCAGAGAGCCATGGATGAAGAGAACGAAAGAGTCGGAACAGCTCAGTCCAGACAAATTCCGAGCaaaaaggaggaagaaaggCCTAAATGGTCCGGAG GGTCTGAAAACAGCCAGAGTAGAGCCTCCCCACGTGGGAAGTTTATCGACTTTGTGGCCGCAAAGCAGCGTGAAGTCAGCAAGAAAGTTGCCACAAAACAGAA GAAACGCAGTACAGAGCTTCTTCGCTTAATTGATCTGGATTTCTCAATGACAGTGTCGTTGTTGGATCTGCCACCTGTTAATGAATATGACATGTATATCAGAACCTTTGGAACTGCGAACACTAAGCAG GCATATGTTCAGTGTAATGAGGATAATATAGACAGGGACATCCAGACAGAGGAGATAGAGGTGTGTGAGAAGTGGACGCAGCATCCTCCAGAGCACAATGGAGCCTGTGGGG atCCAAACCTCTCTCAGGAAGCACGACACAAAAGTGAAATGAACTTTGATTCACGGCGTCTGACAGCGTTTTTGCGCTCCGCCTCTCAG GTCATGGTTGTGCTGTTGGAAGAGGATCGGGCTGAGAGAAAATCCCTGAGCAAGCTGAggtctcagacagacacactgtctTTCAGCGATGGAAGTTTACAGCTCAACACTAAGTTGCCTTTTCTTTATG GTCGCCGCATCAGCCTGGTGCACTTCTCTCAGGTCCAGAGGCACACCATGATGTCAGTCCACAGCCCTACAACGAAGCCCAGTGCTGTGCGTCTCGACAGCTGCACCATTATCTGCATCTGGAACATTTGGGAGCCATCCAGACCTCAAAAAGTCCTTGTTTACGAATCTGAG GTGCAGTGTTGTTGCTTCAGCCCTGGAAAGGCCATATTGGTGTTTGCAGGCACATCAGTTGGCTCTGTGTTGCTGTGGGACCTGAGGGAGCACACTAGTGACCATTACAGTTTGAAGATAGGGGAGGATGAGTGGACTTTCCGACAGCCTACCTTCTCCACTG ATGCAGTGATGGCCGGTTCAGGCCATTTCTCATCTGTGACGTCTGTAGAAGTTGTCCCCTCCACTGTAGCAGGGGGGCTGAGGCCAGAGGTCCCACTTTTGGCATCTGAGGAAG AGTCGGCAGGATTGTCATTCCAGTTGGCTTCTCTGGATGAAATTGGGGTTTTAAATTTCTGG GTGGTAGTGGAACTCCCAAAAGCCAACGAGGCAGGCTCTCCAACCGATCTAG GGCTTAGGCCGGGCGGCAAAGTAAAGTTACTTCACAGCTCCCAACTCCTCACTGCTGAGAG ggtATCGCCACGAGATGCAGCGAAAACAGGGCCGTTACAGACACTTCATTTCAAATTCCATCCAACGGACTCCAATCATTTCTTTATCTGCACCAATATG GGTCTGGTCAATCATGAAACAAGTCACGGTTTGAAGGCTCCACCGAAGTTTTACAGGTTTCAGGAGGCCGGAGTCCGACCTGTTGATGTCACCTCAATCCACTTCTCTCCCTTCAGGCAACACTTGTTCTTG GTGGGTTGTGGGGATGGCAGCATCAGGCTGCATGCAGTCAGTCATGAGCAGCCTGTGGCAGAGTGGAAGAACAGTACAGCTGGTGAACCAGTGGTTTCACTGCAGTGGACCCAAACCAGACCAACAGTATTTTGTGTGCTCGATGCAGCCTCTAACCTCCACATATGGGACCTGCTGAAAAATGACAGTGAGCCTGTGGTCACCGAAAGGATGGATTCTGACAG GGTGACGGCCATGGCTGTGTTTGGAGACTCAGGACAACAAAACACATATTCAGGAATAGCACTGGCACACGAATCAGGAAATATAGAAATGCAGtatttcaaaaaacattttactgtgGCCATTACTGCAGAAGAGGAGAAGTTGGAAAGTGTTGTGGCTGAAGCCTTCTGA
- the dync2i1 gene encoding WD repeat-containing protein 60 isoform X1, with protein MHSDKKITKEDTWRPADLRRHIKEEGIGDDYVKKRDDNERKHRAGESIERRRRDPEKESRRERDKPRDSTRERRDEDKKDRYADRRKEVSLDRRGVKERDSRDDRDREKRRERDKLVDGKRYDDDYKRKEREHEKERDKDRHRDKERERDREKGNEEGKDKRREERDKERRREERTREHRTERERRRHKESGDGERDRMEKHEREKRDRHRERERPKDEYEGKRNDKERRERHEDRKHLEVKEEREHKEEQRRHGEEKEMRPKERGYDEKRKHDSESREYRDLKGSGKEVKHHGGDRDRAERDKHKERRHREEGKPERNHHRDGTNSKKAASDKSHKHETKTEDVAKVSEHQTAGVNDLGETEEPVANDEDLADEEYEDDFEKLDYEEDFEEMDESANEDEDEEEPQPPEVGEEREELTEQKRKEIEAIQRAMDEENERVGTAQSRQIPSKKEEERPKWSGGSENSQSRASPRGKFIDFVAAKQREVSKKVATKQKKRSTELLRLIDLDFSMTVSLLDLPPVNEYDMYIRTFGTANTKQAYVQCNEDNIDRDIQTEEIEVCEKWTQHPPEHNGACGDPNLSQEARHKSEMNFDSRRLTAFLRSASQVMVVLLEEDRAERKSLSKLRSQTDTLSFSDGSLQLNTKLPFLYGRRISLVHFSQVQRHTMMSVHSPTTKPSAVRLDSCTIICIWNIWEPSRPQKVLVYESEVQCCCFSPGKAILVFAGTSVGSVLLWDLREHTSDHYSLKIGEDEWTFRQPTFSTDAVMAGSGHFSSVTSVEVVPSTVAGGLRPEVPLLASEEESAGLSFQLASLDEIGVLNFWVVVELPKANEAGSPTDLGLRPGGKVKLLHSSQLLTAERVSPRDAAKTGPLQTLHFKFHPTDSNHFFICTNMGLVNHETSHGLKAPPKFYRFQEAGVRPVDVTSIHFSPFRQHLFLVGCGDGSIRLHAVSHEQPVAEWKNSTAGEPVVSLQWTQTRPTVFCVLDAASNLHIWDLLKNDSEPVVTERMDSDRVTAMAVFGDSGQQNTYSGIALAHESGNIEMQYFKKHFTVAITAEEEKLESVVAEAF; from the exons ATGCATAGTGACAAG aaaataacCAAGGAAGACACATGGAGACCAGCAGACCTGAGAAGACACATCAAG GAGGAAGGAATAGGTGATGACTATGTCAAGAAGCGAGATGACAATGAGAGAAAGCACCGTGCTGGTGAATCTATAGAGAGACGCCGCAGAGACCCAGAGAAGGAGTCCagacgagagagagacaagCCCAGGGATAGTACAAGGGAGAGAAGAGATGAAGACAAAAAAGACAGATATGCAGATCGACGGAAAGAGGTCTCTCTGGATAGGAGAGGCGTAAAGGAAAGGGATAGCAGAGATGACAGGGATAGGGAGAAGAGAAGGGAAAGAGACAAGTTGGTAGATGGAAAGAGGTACGATGATGATTACAAGAGGAAAGAAAGGGAGCATGAAAAGGAGAGGGACAAGGACCGACATAGAGATAAAGAGAGGGAAAGGGATAGAGAAAAAGGCAATGAGGAGGGCAAGGACAAaaggagggaagagagagacaaggagagacggagagaagaACGGACCAGAGAGCACAggactgagagggagagacggaGACACAAGGAAAGtggagatggagaaagagatcGAATGGAAAAGcatgaaagagagaagagagatcggcatcgagagagagagcgacCCAAAGATGAATATGAAGGCAAGAGGAATGACAAAGAAAGACGAGAGAGACATGAAGACAGAAAGCATTTGGAAGTGAAGGAGGAAAGAG AGCACAAAGAAGAacagagaagacatggagaggagaaagaaatgAGACCCAAAGAGAGAGGATAT GATGAAAAGCGGAAGCATGACAGCGAATCCAGGGAGTATCGAGACTTGAAGGGGTCAGGTAAAGAGGTCAAGCATCATGGGGGTGACAGAGATCGAGCAGAACGggacaaacacaaagaaagaaggcACAGAGAGGAGGGGAAACCAGAAAGAAATCACCACAGAGATGGGACCAACTCCAAGAAAGCAGCATCTGACAAAAGTCATAAGCATGAGACTAAAACTGAG GATGTAGCAAAGGTATCTGAGCACCAGACAGCTGGTGTGAACGATCTAGGAGAAACAGAGGAGCCT GTTGCCAATGATGAAGATTTGGCTGACGAGGAATATGAAGATGACTTTGAG AAACTG GATTATGAGGAGGATTTTGAGGAGATGGATGAGAGCGCAAATGAAGATGAGGACGAGGAGGAGCCACAGCCTCCAGAGgtgggtgaagagagggaggaactaACAGAACAAAAGAGAAAGGAAATCGAAGCAATTCAGAGAGCCATGGATGAAGAGAACGAAAGAGTCGGAACAGCTCAGTCCAGACAAATTCCGAGCaaaaaggaggaagaaaggCCTAAATGGTCCGGAG GGTCTGAAAACAGCCAGAGTAGAGCCTCCCCACGTGGGAAGTTTATCGACTTTGTGGCCGCAAAGCAGCGTGAAGTCAGCAAGAAAGTTGCCACAAAACAGAA GAAACGCAGTACAGAGCTTCTTCGCTTAATTGATCTGGATTTCTCAATGACAGTGTCGTTGTTGGATCTGCCACCTGTTAATGAATATGACATGTATATCAGAACCTTTGGAACTGCGAACACTAAGCAG GCATATGTTCAGTGTAATGAGGATAATATAGACAGGGACATCCAGACAGAGGAGATAGAGGTGTGTGAGAAGTGGACGCAGCATCCTCCAGAGCACAATGGAGCCTGTGGGG atCCAAACCTCTCTCAGGAAGCACGACACAAAAGTGAAATGAACTTTGATTCACGGCGTCTGACAGCGTTTTTGCGCTCCGCCTCTCAG GTCATGGTTGTGCTGTTGGAAGAGGATCGGGCTGAGAGAAAATCCCTGAGCAAGCTGAggtctcagacagacacactgtctTTCAGCGATGGAAGTTTACAGCTCAACACTAAGTTGCCTTTTCTTTATG GTCGCCGCATCAGCCTGGTGCACTTCTCTCAGGTCCAGAGGCACACCATGATGTCAGTCCACAGCCCTACAACGAAGCCCAGTGCTGTGCGTCTCGACAGCTGCACCATTATCTGCATCTGGAACATTTGGGAGCCATCCAGACCTCAAAAAGTCCTTGTTTACGAATCTGAG GTGCAGTGTTGTTGCTTCAGCCCTGGAAAGGCCATATTGGTGTTTGCAGGCACATCAGTTGGCTCTGTGTTGCTGTGGGACCTGAGGGAGCACACTAGTGACCATTACAGTTTGAAGATAGGGGAGGATGAGTGGACTTTCCGACAGCCTACCTTCTCCACTG ATGCAGTGATGGCCGGTTCAGGCCATTTCTCATCTGTGACGTCTGTAGAAGTTGTCCCCTCCACTGTAGCAGGGGGGCTGAGGCCAGAGGTCCCACTTTTGGCATCTGAGGAAG AGTCGGCAGGATTGTCATTCCAGTTGGCTTCTCTGGATGAAATTGGGGTTTTAAATTTCTGG GTGGTAGTGGAACTCCCAAAAGCCAACGAGGCAGGCTCTCCAACCGATCTAG GGCTTAGGCCGGGCGGCAAAGTAAAGTTACTTCACAGCTCCCAACTCCTCACTGCTGAGAG ggtATCGCCACGAGATGCAGCGAAAACAGGGCCGTTACAGACACTTCATTTCAAATTCCATCCAACGGACTCCAATCATTTCTTTATCTGCACCAATATG GGTCTGGTCAATCATGAAACAAGTCACGGTTTGAAGGCTCCACCGAAGTTTTACAGGTTTCAGGAGGCCGGAGTCCGACCTGTTGATGTCACCTCAATCCACTTCTCTCCCTTCAGGCAACACTTGTTCTTG GTGGGTTGTGGGGATGGCAGCATCAGGCTGCATGCAGTCAGTCATGAGCAGCCTGTGGCAGAGTGGAAGAACAGTACAGCTGGTGAACCAGTGGTTTCACTGCAGTGGACCCAAACCAGACCAACAGTATTTTGTGTGCTCGATGCAGCCTCTAACCTCCACATATGGGACCTGCTGAAAAATGACAGTGAGCCTGTGGTCACCGAAAGGATGGATTCTGACAG GGTGACGGCCATGGCTGTGTTTGGAGACTCAGGACAACAAAACACATATTCAGGAATAGCACTGGCACACGAATCAGGAAATATAGAAATGCAGtatttcaaaaaacattttactgtgGCCATTACTGCAGAAGAGGAGAAGTTGGAAAGTGTTGTGGCTGAAGCCTTCTGA